The genomic region CCAGCCTCATCCCTATAGGCAATCCCCAAAtttatacttgaaaaaaatctggctaCGAAGTTATTACTATTTTAAGTTGTATCTGCAACTCTTTTGATAGGTGTCTTATGCTCAGAGGTGTTTTTGTGTCAGTTTGGCTGCTGTGGAAGGGGACAGCACCCGTTAGTGGCACCTGGCAGAGCCACATCAGGCATGGGGGCTCAGGAGCCACCAAGGGGGGAGATGCCACCTTGGGCAGAGGCAGGACCAGCCGCGGGAGTCCCTGGTGGCACCGGGGGCTCAGCCAGTCCCAGAACAGAGTCGTCATTTCCACATAGCCTGGCTTAAAATATAAGCGTGTTTGAAATCTGAGGGTTTTCCTGGAACAAACAAGCCTTGCCCGTCCCAGAGCTCTCCAAACAAGGTCTCCTTTGGACGGGCAGGCAAGTACATTCACAGCCCAGGAATGCTGTTTTTACTGCTCCCTGCCACTTGTCAGCTGTGGACCCAAACCAGCCTCCCCGAGGATAACACCACCATCTGCCTCCAGAAGGATCAGCCCGGACCACCAGCGCAATGGCTTGGCCTTGGCGGGGAGCACCGACACGTCCCTGACCAGGGAGAAACCCGGGGCTGGGGGTTTCCCGGGACAGGACAGGGTGATGGACCGCCTCAGCTGGTCCATGGGCATGCAGACCATCACCTGCCTCTGCACAGGTGGCAAAATATGTGTGCATTAAAATTTCCTTTGGAGAATTGCTTAAAATGAACAACATGGTGACTCTTCGCGTTAAACATGTCCTGCAGATTTGGGATGTGTCATTTTTGGGGGAGGATGAGCAAGGCTGAGCTAGCCAAAAGCCAGATGTGGGGTTTACTGCTGGTTCACCCATCACCAGGAGCAGGGGCTGTTTGGGGTAACCCAGATCACCTTCCCGCCGTGAAGTGCACTGACCCCATCTACGGGTGAGACTACTTAAGGCTGAACACACAAAGTATTTCTGGAATCGTCTTCGACTGGAGCTGTGCTAGCACTACCCGTAAGCCCGGAGAGCTGACTCCATGCCTTCAGTGCAGTTTGTACAGGGAAAGGCTTCCTACCTCCTTCCAGAACACAGATCGCTCCTTCGAATCGCTGTGACAGGGTTTAGAATTGGTGACAGAGCTGTTACAGCAATAGGTGTAGATTCAAAAGCGGTTTAGGACTCAGCAATGTGGAAGACCACAAAGCGCCACAGGatactttttttatatatacatattatatatatatatatatatatgttgcCAGCACAGGTAGTGTTGCCTGCTTACATCTCTGTTagatttattaataaatatttaataaatattactaATAAATGAGAAGAGTGGTGATTCCAGACTAGAAAACAATCCCAGAGGAGAGCCTGGAGTTTGTCCTCCTATCCCAGAAAGACCCAACCCTCCTGCTTGGAcgggattaaaaaaaaaaccaaccccaaacctaCCCCTTCCTCACTCCCACCCACCACCAATCATCCTCACCTCCTCCCACTCCTGCAAACCAGCCAATTAAGAGGAGATCAATTAGGAGGAGAggtttcccttcccttctttcacAAGAAAAGGCAAACACCATTGACATCCCTTCGAGCATCCCTCCAGAAGCGAACCCGGGCACAGATGCGAGCAGAGGCGACTCACCATGGTGCTCATGAGGATGTCGGCGCAGTCAGGGAGGTCGATGGCCGGGGCGGTGATTAAAGTGTTTTCTCCTCCAGAGTCCCCGTCGAGGCTCCTGGCCGTCCGGAAGGGAACGTCATCCAGGTAGCTCATCGCCGCTGCCTGATTTCTTGCTGTCAGAGGACAGgatgaaacaaaactgtaaaaggCAGGACTAGCACCTTTTAAGTTGagtggaaggagagaaagatgaGCTATTTCAAGTGATGCTGGTAAAAGGAACGCAGCCCTTAGAGACACTGCCAGCCGAGTAAAAACCGCTGTGTGCAATGCCCAGGTTTGCAAGATCTTAATTACTGATACCGGGAAGATTTGTCTGAACTAACCTTTGCTATTTTGAGCTTCAGCCAGCAGGACCTGATCATGCTTACAGCTTCATTTGGCAGAGATCCTGAGCggttttttcctccacttcCACCTCCATGCATGCCCCGCTGCtttccatccctcctcctgccactcCCTCTCCCTCCGCTGCCCGTCGCACGCTCCCTTTCCCAAGCTGGGGACGCACCAAGCACTTTTTCCAGTTGCAGAGGCAGAAACCACAGCCAAGGAGGACACCTCGCAGGTCTCCTCCCTCTGCGTGACCTGAGAGCACCCGTGGTCCTGGTCGTGGAGCTTATGCATGCGGCCGCGTGCTGCTAAGCCATCACACAGAGCAGCCGGGGGGAGCTGGGGCGAGGGCATCCCCTCCAGCACCGCAGCAGCTTACCGAGAGCCAAACAAGGAGGCTGGTGCATCAGGCAAGCTTTGGTGTTAGCGGGATCTCGAACGAGCCATTTTAAGGCCAGATTAGCTTTTAAGAACCATTGAGTCATTTTAAGTGCGGTGATGTTTTTTAGATCAGGAAtagcaggggagagaaaaatttCTGATGAACTGGGAATGGTGGCATGGAAAATATTACTGCAATAGCGTAGCCATCAGCTCTGCATAAATGTCTGAATTTAGTAAAAAGCCACTACTTGCTGCATGAAGCCTCGAGTCCTCAGCTTCCCTGCGACAACagcatgcaaaataatttcctttatatATTGTCAATTGGTGAGAGCTAATGGTCAGTAATCCATCAAGCTCTGGTacctgcagcctgtgcctgCTCATCCCAAAGCAGCAGCCCTCAGCAACCATTCTCAGGACACAAACCGTAAATACTTGGTGTGCCCTCCCTAAATGCTTttactgatctttttttcctttaaaaagaaatggcttcTACGACAATGAGGATAAACActccacaaaaagaaaataagcagacGAACGTATCAAGTAAAGCTGCCTGTTAagtttaatgcaaaaataaggGTCTATAACGGGAAATGGCATTCGAGGTCATTTCTTGTGTTAGCAAAGGACTAACAAACTGCCTCTAGACCACAAAGAGCGACACGCACAAGCACTCGGTTCAACTCGCTTGCTCTTATCAGAATTACAAGAGTTGTTGCTCGCCTGCTTATGCCAGGAGGCTTTAATACCCGGGGCTGTAGCGCAGGCAGAGCCCCTAACCAGCTTTGCAGCTCCCGCACATGTACTGCTGCTAACACGCGACACATGCAACATGTTGGGCGCCGGCACGGAGCCAGGCCATCTGCTCCCCAGCCTAAGAGGGCTCAGCGTAAGTTACAATCCACGTCAGCACTGACAAAGACAACGCATGAAACACATCTCTAAGTGAAGGCACTTTCCCCCGGCTTTCTCCAAGTCCTCCGCGTGGCcgtgcagcccctgcctgcaaaAGGGACGGACCCTCCTCACAGCTTACGCTGTAAATCAGCTCTTCCCAAACGCTGTGCGGTACAAAGgtgcaaaggaaaagagtatCTCGTTGTCCTTCACCTAGAACGGTTTTACTTGGTTTTAAATGCCACTTTAAGGGATGGAGATGGGTAGTGAACGTGTCTGAAGCCACCACAAAGAAAATACGGAGGGATTATGGTACCATATCTCACTGTATTTCACTGCATAAATACTATGCTCTGAGAAAGGCTCCCACAAGTGTTAATTCCCAGAATCGctatttagaaaaagagaagtacATTGGGGTGAGGAGCTATGAGGACGAAAACGCTACTAGACAAGAATAAAAGAGGGTCAGTCGTAAACACCAACTTACACCAAAAAGCAACTCCTACAAGGGTTCTGACCTCACCTGCTTCacgccagccctgcctgctttCACACCAGAAACAGGctggcaaacaaacaaattcccGTCGGGAAGAGGATGCGCCTTAAAAGCATGAGAGACCTGAACTGCACTGGGACCAGGGAAGGAATAGGATACAAATGAGTCTCGGAAACTCATAGCCAACCCCTCTTTTCTTCTGGGctataatgattttttaaaacttaaaaatcatTACTATACTCAGACAAACTTGAATCTTAAATCTGAATACAcaaggtttttttaagaattaataCCCTGTCTCCATGTATTTTATGAGTTACGATTTTAAACATTGCTCTTTGATCTGTGGCTTCAACATCTTCCTCACTAAAAATATAAACCATTTTAACGCAGACGTCATCAGACGAGAGCAAATACGTAGAAGAAACCACAGAAAGCGCTTGAGGGATTGAAATATACCTAAACATACATCATCCGCTGGCATTTTCAAGCCCTATTTTTATTAACAATATGAAGTTATCCTTACCGTCAGACGAAATCATGGAGCTCTTCTCGCAGGGCGGGGAGAACGGGGTTGCTTCTGCGCTGCCTGCTTATCTGCTGCTCAGTTCTTTAAATTCTTGTGGTGTCAGACAAGCATCTGACTTTGACAGTTTTAAGATTATCGTAGCTTAAGCAGTTAGCCTGTCCCATCAGACATGCTGACAGGATAAGGAGCCTAACTATTTAAGCAGAGCATCCTCCGGTCACTAAGCTTCCTGAACTGAAAGCGTTGtttctgcagttatttttacGCTATTtgaacttttgctttttcatcagGTAAGACTCCCCAGGATCTGACCCAGCCACAGGTCCTGGAATAACGAGATGCTACAAGTGACGGTAGGGATGGGAGGATGTAGGAACACGCAAATCAGAACCCCTACCTCAGAGGACTTCACGGTAATCTGTATTTTGGGGAGCTATAGTAGGCGATATACACGTGAACAAGAACTGCAAACTTCTGCACCCAGATTAATTCTAACTCTACCAAAAATTACTAGTTTGTGTGCTCTTACTAACAGAAATCAATGCAAAGCTTCAGCCAAGAAACTATTAACATTACATATAAGGCCCCAGTGTTGAAGTTAGGCAATTACATGTTGCCTCCTCCATGAATTACAGAATGTTGTGATCCAAAGAGGTAACGAACTGAAGAGATTAAATCCATTCCCACACATTAGGGCTAAGCAAGAGTAACGACTGCAGCTCTGGAAAGATGGCACGACAATCTGCGTAGCCCAGCAAAGCCCCAAACCCATATGGCCCGTCACTGTTTCAAGCAAACTCTCCAGAACACGGAAGGCTTTGAATCAGATGCCTCTGACACCATGTAGGAGGGAGAAGTTCCTTCACACAAACCTTTTGCCGGCAATTCTCTCCACACTGGAGTCGCATTTGATGCCAAGTACTAAACCAAATCTCTCCCTCGGAGTAAAAACgcttcaaacaaaaaaaatatccatttttctctatttattcTGTACAAAAAACCAACTTACAAAATAGAGCCACATTTTTTAGTCAAAAACTACATACATGATCTGACCCTATACAAAAATAGCTATACAGGCAAAACCAATTACAGTAGGTTAGACTTcagattttactgttttttttccagcaggctTATTCATcaaatttatatatattcacACGGCTGTCTGACCTATTTCACCacaaatgggaatttttttccatgttgtgGTACCAGTTTTAGTCCACAGAAGTAAAATGTCAGCAGCTGCTTTAATCAACCTCGAAAAACCCTGTCTTGTTTGTACTTCAGAATTTGTTTAAACTTGTAATAGGTTCGTTTCTAcacacagaaatacaggaaCTATTTTGACAGTGATGCTTGACGTGCTttgttgaagaagaaaaacatgtttactAATgatctccttttttaaaaaaacttctcTATTTCTGGACATTTCATCATCTGGATTTAGGCTTATGAAGATAAAAGCCACTAAAAATAGGATGTTAATACTGGCACAAATACCCTCGTCAGCAACATTTCTTTATTAAGATTGAGATTTGTTCACAAAAACTCGCAGCGGGATTGTAGTTCCGTACCACGAGAGGCCTAGCAGCTTTGGGCTTGCTCAAGTATTTCCCTGCAGAGTCAGATGGCAAAAACAGTTCTTACACTTTTCTTCAAGAGGCTACCAAAACAGAGGATGGGACTTCCTCTTCGGACCCTCTCATATTTACACACGCAATTATAATGAAACAGTCCTCcagtgttaaaataatttattcctaaATTATCTGACAGCAGTGGCCCAAGTGTCATTTGTGGGGAGACTCGGAAGAACCCATCCAGGAGGGATGCAGCTTCCTTCGGGGTGATCAGCTGGCACCAAGTACTGATCCCATTCATGCCTTTAACAGAGAAAGCATTGTTTGAGAGGAGAGCTGGTATGAGTCTGGTAATAAGATTTATTATGTACCCACACGGGTATTTTTCCATACTGATCAATACACAAAACACTAGAAATTGTACtctgaaacttgtttttcaaaacataaatgTGAAAATCATATGTACTATTCTATTCAATGGAATGGCTATGCATGGAAGTGCCCTCTGCCTCACACGGGCACCTGTTGGATACAACTCTATCAAACGAGAAGCTTGATccttagctgaaaaaaaacccaggacaATTCATTGCATAACCATATTTGGAAGTTAACGAACCAAAAGGGACCATAATTTCACAATCTCAACAAACAATACTTGTCATCTTTGATAATAAAGACTTTGTTTGGTTTTACCTGATCTGGATTAGGGCTGCTACAGAATGCTCAGCTTGTAAGTAATATTCTCTGAAGGGCTGCAGTAGATGGGCTAGAGGAAATTCATCtgttaaaacacaaacataGAAATCGTTCAATAAACCAGAAAGACCTTTGATTCTATTAAGTCTTAGAAGCCCCAACTTTGCCAACTCAtttgctgctccccagctaTAACTGGAAATCACTTCCCTATGTAATATATTAAGGACTATTTACATGTTTTGCACATCTCCTCACCCTTACAAGAGCTGTTGGAGGCAAGTCAAGACTAGCAAAACTTTTCCTGCCTCCATCCTCTAAACAAGGGCAACATACGGACAATGAATCTTTAAAGATTACCCGAGTCGCACTTACCAAATCACCAGACTAAAGCATCTGTTGGGTGCTGGAAGTCTTCAGTCTATTCTGTTTATTCTCACTTCACCTTAATCTACAACCTCTTCTTGCAAAACGTTATGGAATTGGCTTGAGATATACTGCAGTCTACGCTGAAGAGCTGAACAGTTCTTCTTACATCACATGTGTTAACAGCACACTATGTTTACCCCATCTTTTCCTCAGAGCATACATTACTCCAGAGGATGATTTCTTTCTCAACTATTTTTGTGCCTGCATTTTAAATCCAGTGTCTATGAGATGGGGGTGtggaaaaatattgttaattATGGCATGCAGAATTTACCTGGATCCCCAAACAGCTTGGAATCAATTTCGAGTTTCTGCTGTAGtagtttttccctttccttcttctgtttcttttccatttctctcttcctttcctcctcctgttctccctCCAACATAACTCTTAATGCTCTCTCCTCAGCTTCATACAGCTCTGTGCGATTTTTGAGCAACGTTTTGAGACTCTCCACCtgattttcaaatgcttcatCTGCTGAGGGGGGTGGACAAACACCTaaacagaaagagaattaattttaaattttcaaattcagagGGGCTCTGTTATCAGACTTGAGAGCGGAGCTGGCAAAATCTCAGAGGAACATGAGCTTAACCTTGCTAACAACGATCTTACCGGAATAATTCTTCTATCAAGAAAGAGCTTAGAAACTTAGGAACACAACCACTGTATTCAGCATTTAATAGCTATTCTTGCATAACAACATCACTAAGATCACTAataaagaaacagctttttcaaGCTGCACCTTGCTAGTCAGCACAGGGCACGTACATCATCTAATTTCCTGTGTGTGCAATTAAAAAAGTTTGGTAAAAATCTCATTGTTAACCTTTCCTGCCGGCAGCCTCTTTTCTCAGTTTCCGAAGCTTTTCTAATGCACGCAGGATGTCCACCATCCTCTTTGTGTCTGCTTGTTTCTTCCGTACCTCAGATAAGACACTGTCTGCAGCAGCCTTAAGTTCTCGTTCCtatgcaagaaagaaaaaaaacccaaacatgaTGTGTGAGATATCTCAGGTAGACAAGAATGAACTGGTACTTTCAAAAAGGTTAGCAAAACACTGGAGATCAGAATAAACTTGCTATGGCTGTGTTACTACAAAGTAAGTCAACCATCCAACCTCGCCTTTTTATGAAAAAGCTAGAACACGGTAGacttcaggaaacaaaaaatgaatgctGAGCAACTCATAAATTTGGGCCAAATGAACTGAATTCATGAAATGAATTCATAAAGCCTGATAACCTTTAACCACAGAAAGCTAGGAAAAACATTAACAATAAACATAAACCAGCCCAATTCTACACCTCGGCTATTAAAGACCATTAACATGCCACAGTCTGAACACAAAACCTTTCCCGACAGCTGCTCTGTACCATCCCAGTGGCAGACCTAGCAccagcagaagagcagctcTTTAGCCAACAGCCAACACAAAGGTGCCTACAGCACTTCCCAGCAAACCcaaagtcttctttttttttttgctttggagcTGTTTTACTTCCCGGTGAGACCGAAAAGCGTGCAAACAACAAGCTTTACAAGGATGAAGCCAGCAGGCAAGGCTTACGGTTACTGAAATGGCGCTGCCCACCGTAGGGTAGCTGTGAGCAGCGTAGAGCAGGCCGACAGCTTGGGACCAGAGAGGAAGACCTCCACATGCAACCGAGAGTCCAGAAACCACTTAAACCCCAACTGTCAAGGCCGAGGACGTGAGCGTGGCAAAGCTGAGATGCCCACCAAGGTTTTTAAGGAagaagcagggctgcaggcCTCGGAAACAGCGTGTCTCCGAGCAAGCCAAACCCATGCAGCACCCAGGTGGCACCTACTGCACCGTGGGGCCCGAAGCCAGGTGCCGGGCAGGCACAGCCCACCCTGAGCCCGTTACCGGCAGGCCTCCCCCGGCTCCGCCACGCTGCCCTGCGCCCcggagggacaggcaggagtCCCCGGGAGGCCACGCTGcggctgggggaggcagggagaggccGCTCGGGGCCGTACCCGGTtcttctcctccacctcctggATGCACTTGGCCCTCCACTGGTCGATCTTGGCCTCCCGCTCGGCGGCCCgggccgcctcctcctccttggctGCCTTGGCTTCTTGCTTCCTCCGCTGCAGGCGCAGCCGCCTCTTCCTCGCCCTCTCGGCCTTCCTCCGCAGCGCCTCCCGGTAGCCCGGCTCCCTCAGCGGCCGCACGACCTCCCGCagctcccgccgcgccgcctccgcctcctcccGCGCCTGGGCCCAGCCCGCCTCGTCCCCCTcggcctcccgccgccgcaGGGCCCGGCAGAGCGCGGCCAGCCGCGCCACCAGCCCCAGCGCCTCCACCGCCAGCTcccgggcgctgccggggctggcgccggcgggcggcggcggcggcggggcggcggcccggCGCCGGCCCAGGAACTGCGACAGCCACAGCTCGTCCTGCTGCcgctgcgccgccgccgcctcctcctcagCCACCGGCCGCGGCGGGAACGGAGGAGCCGCCGGGAAGTAGGGGCCGCCGCCCGGCGGGAAGCGCGGCCCCGCGTCGCCCTcgggcccggccggcggcggcggcggcaggaggaAGGGCGGgggcgccgccgctgccgccacGGCGAAgggccccgggcgggcggcggggccggggaagggcgcggcgggcggcgggaaAGGCCCTGCCGGCGGCGGGAACGCCCGgaacggcggcggcggcggcgggaagcGCCCGGCGAAGGGCGGCGGCTGCGCCATGCTGCCCCCtcggcccgccgccgcccgcgccgcagCGCCCCCCGGCGGCCGGGAGGAGcagccgcccggccccgccccgccccgccggcagcgcggggagcccctgcctgcaccgtCGGGCAGGAGAGGcggccctgcctgtccccaccgCCCCGCCTGCCCCTGGAAAGGAGCCGCGGGAAGAGCCCCACCTGCCCCGCACggaaagaaagaaacccttttttctttcattaaagctCCCATTACCcatcaaatttaaaatttctggGGATGACGTCAGGGATGACAACACTCCGCTGCTTGAATATTCGCTTTGTTTTATTCAAACGCCAGAGGTGAAGTACAAACTGTAGTTAcacagcattttgtttccttaaaaacGGTTCTCGGTTACATAATTCCAAACAACTTTCAAAACTAAGTTGTTGAACAGTTTCGCCTAAAAGGTTGTTTTTtcaatccattttaaaaaaggatttgaatTAAAGGATTCAGAAGTAAAAGcggttatttttttttttttcactctacAAAAAGGAAAGTGAGGATGCAGTTACAGATAGTTCACCACAGATTCCCATTTTGAGGGGACTAAGCTTCTCCTAGAAGTAGCCTCAGCTCCCAACGCAGCTTTTTCTGAACCATTAGTGGGCGATTTAACCTGAAAAAACCTGAAATCCTAAGGGAAGTATCTGTTGCATCTGGCTACAAGCGCATGTCACACTGCTTCTAGGTAAGAACACACATACTACATAAAATTTACATGACAAAAATTAACAACGAAAATAGGGCCAACACCCGCAGTATCCTTTCCTCTCCTAAAACATCCACTAGACTGAAAAGAATGatgacagttttatttaaatagcttgaattaaaattttagaaaaagggGTCAGTAAAACTTAGGACCACGTATCACCAATGGACAAAAAGGTGTAAGCGACAATTTTAATTCCTGAAACAAATCAAAAACATACAGGTCCTTTAGTGTTTTTACAAAGACTTTCCTAAGGGATTGAATTACTTTTGGTGTAGAACAGAAGAGGGAGGATTGCTCTGCTGTGAGACTAAAAATCAGAGACAAAACCACGAGATGCGATACTAGCATTTGAGCATATAACTTAAAAAGCAGTGTCATGTGAACAATCACTACTGATTACATCAAAAATATCATACATTTACTTCTTTCATCTCTTAACATTATAAGATAGGTTGGGCAAATACCTGGCACCAAAAAATTGATGCATGATAGTTCCAATATGTTAAACAAAATGTACTATATTagaacattaatatttaaaaatttaggTCGACTTCTCATCCAAATTCAGATGGCTTTACTGCTTCCTAGAAACCTTGTTGACCCTTCTGGAAAAATTAGCAAATTACCGACTTCACCTTCTTtcacagtactcaaggtgacTAAAACTTACTCCTAATGGTGAGGCGAAGGAAAGGGTATTATTCGATATTGCATTCAAATTACTGTAACAAACTAGTGTCACATTTTAGCAAAATCTCCCAGCAGTGTCATAAAGTGTGTCCCAGTTTTTCCAAAATCCTGTTGCAAGGGCTTCCTCCCCCACCAATGTAACAAGTCACTCCAGCACCCATCGGGCTTCAAACACCAGCCGAAATCTAACACTGACCTGAACGTAACCCCCTGCGAGTCGTACGAGGAGCTAAGAGTTTATTCACCCTCTACTAATTATTAATCTTGATTTCCCATTTGTAGAGTAACATCATTGTAAAATCTAACTATCTGCAGCACCTGCattgctgttttaatttctagAAAGAGCAATCCAGGTGCTGCTATATTTGCTATACATTTTAATTGAACAAGTGTAATATACAATTCATATGTGAACATTATGCCATCCGAGTCCACACAATGTCCATCAAATCAATCAATGGGATGTTGCAATAAAATACACGATCTGATTTATCTAATAAAGTTCCTCATCACGTATCATATCCGAGATAGATCCAATGCCTTTAGTATCAGACTGAAGCCAGAGGCAATCGTAAGGAAATAACCAAGCGCGCTTTATGCGGGCGAGCGTTCTGACAGTTATTTAATGGTTTGCAGCATCTGCTTGTCGAGGCCAGCCTTCCTCCTCAACGCCAGAGTCATATTCTTCTTCAGATGAATCTTTAGTGGGAGCCCTATAATTAAAACGAACTGATCAGATACTTTAGAAattgaggaaaagaaaggagacagtTTCCACAGCTTCTGGTAAACATGCCACCTGCAAAGTGCCCCAATGACAACTGTTCTGACAAGCATCCATCCGCTAAACAACCTTCTGATCTGAAAACGGTGCTGTGCAGATTCGCACTACGACCAGTATGCAGCCTCATTGCTGAATTCAAtagccttttgctttttcagtgaaGTTGATTTGATTAGtaaattcaaaattttcagCAAACGTGGGTGCTGGTGCTCTACAAAATCACTTAAAGCAACCATCCCTGTAAGAGTAATACTTTCCACTCCAGTCGTTCCCTTTGAAACACTAGGCATGCTGAGCCAAGCTTCAGGCACAGACACAGATGAATACAAAGCACGCACTCAAAAAAGTTGTCAGAGGTGGAAACCAAGCCAGAGTTCCTAAATTTCAGGCCTGTGTTTTTAACCTGACCTCCCTTCTCAACTCCATCCTTTGTTCACtaaaattaagattattttttttttaaatccacattTGTCCAGTGCTTTCAGCGTTCTACCACATCATTACCATAATACAATCTTTAGAACATTAAATTGATTATTTTAACAAGAGTTCAGCAAATCAATTGATATGCCTTTGTGGCTCTCCGCTACTGCAAGAGCAATGGAGGAGAAaactgcagcagcctggagctTGCATAAAAAAACAACACCTCAGTGGTAGAAAgtaggaggaggaaggaaagagttcTGTTTCCGAAATTTCAGTACAGTCACTATTaaacttcatatttttactGTTAACTTATGAAGCTTATAATTTACTTCTATTTCTACAagtatacacacatacacacacacaaaaaggctTAAAGTAACTTCATatataagtttatttttaaatttctatttaaaaactaaagcaaTACAAACCCAAAGTCTCTAGGACAGAATAGGCACTAATTCAGCTGTGTACAGTATACAGAGAATTGGATCCTTTTTAGGTTGTGTGCATGGTTTTGTGTTTATATGCTTGTTCCTACAGCAAACATCAGAATACCTGTCTAGCTGTATTACTCGTCTGTTCTGATACTTCCATTACGGTTTTACCTAATGTATCCTGGCTCTTTTTTGCCTTCTACAACATCTTTGTCAACTTCCACGCATACAATGTCAGAATTGGGCACTTCAAACATGGGCTCCAGCAACAGCTTTTCCTACAAgaaaatagaggggaaaaaaggatttctgtATGCCCTCTTCTACGTAACAATACGGTTAGCAAGGGATTTTTCAGAGCTAGAGAGTTTTCTTGGAAGAATTCTGAATACCCACAGTTTTAGAACGAGACTTACTGTATCCACATAATACCCAGAAGTAAGTGAGCTTTTGACTGAAAATTGTCACGATTAGGTCCACACACATGAACGTAGGTAGCTTTGTTTACTCAATATGAGACTTAATGTACTCACCATTATAGATCGAAGACCTCTTGCACCAGTTTTTCTGTCCAGGGCCAGTCTGGCTATAGCCTTCAATGCATCTTCAGTTACATTTAATTCACACTACATAGAGAAAAATGGTAAGTTTagttaattatttcatttataactCGACAGCGTGTTGAGTGCAACAGTGCAAGTGTTACTGAAACTAACAAACGGTAGCGATTTCCTTGTTACAGACCAGAACATTTAACATTTAAGTTACATACATAAAGCTGCAGCTACACTTCGTTTTTGACTAACGTTAGCAGTATTGACTATGTTCCTTTACCTACAACTACTATAAGTACTCCTACAGTACATG from Ciconia boyciana chromosome 8, ASM3463844v1, whole genome shotgun sequence harbors:
- the PDCD7 gene encoding programmed cell death protein 7 — translated: MAQPPPFAGRFPPPPPPFRAFPPPAGPFPPPAAPFPGPAARPGPFAVAAAAAPPPFLLPPPPPAGPEGDAGPRFPPGGGPYFPAAPPFPPRPVAEEEAAAAQRQQDELWLSQFLGRRRAAAPPPPPPAGASPGSARELAVEALGLVARLAALCRALRRREAEGDEAGWAQAREEAEAARRELREVVRPLREPGYREALRRKAERARKRRLRLQRRKQEAKAAKEEEAARAAEREAKIDQWRAKCIQEVEEKNRERELKAAADSVLSEVRKKQADTKRMVDILRALEKLRKLRKEAAGRKGVCPPPSADEAFENQVESLKTLLKNRTELYEAEERALRVMLEGEQEEERKREMEKKQKKEREKLLQQKLEIDSKLFGDPDEFPLAHLLQPFREYYLQAEHSVAALIQIRHEWDQYLVPADHPEGSCIPPGWVLPSLPTNDTWATAVR